ATAGTGAAGCCGTGCCACAGCGTGTGCAGCACATAGAGGAACAGGAACTCGATGATGAGCTTGAAGACCAGACTGAGCAGGTAGGTCCACCACAGGCCGCCGTGCTTCTTGCCTGGGTTGTTGTACAGCTTGGCGCACTGCTCACCGTGCTTCTGGCGGTGCTTCCGCTCCCGCTCCTCGCGGTAGGCCACGTGCAGGATGACCAGCAGTGAGGGGCACGTGACGAAGATGAGCTGCAGCGCCCAGAGGCGGATGTTGGAGATGGGGAAGAAGTTGTCATAGCACACGTTGGTGCAGCCCGGTTGCCTGGTGTTGCAATCAAAGTCTTTCTGCTCATCGCCCCACACACGCTCAGCGGCCACCACATACACCAGCACCCGGAAGACGAACACCACTGACAACCAAATGCGCCCAAAGGCTGTGGAGTACTTGTTCACACCACTCAGTAGCGCCTGGAGCATCTTCCAGTCCATGGTGCCTGCTGGGGACCCCGGGCACCAGTGCCCACCTGAGGAAGTGATAAGGAAAACCAGTATATTAATGGACCAgcgacatttattgagcattcagagttctaatttttttttttctttttgagacagggtctca
The sequence above is a segment of the Castor canadensis chromosome 7, mCasCan1.hap1v2, whole genome shotgun sequence genome. Coding sequences within it:
- the Gjb3 gene encoding gap junction beta-3 protein, which gives rise to MDWKMLQALLSGVNKYSTAFGRIWLSVVFVFRVLVYVVAAERVWGDEQKDFDCNTRQPGCTNVCYDNFFPISNIRLWALQLIFVTCPSLLVILHVAYREERERKHRQKHGEQCAKLYNNPGKKHGGLWWTYLLSLVFKLIIEFLFLYVLHTLWHGFTMPRLVQCVSVMPCPNTVDCYIARPTEKKIFTYFMVGASAVCIVLTICEICYLIFHRVLQVLRKDKPAKSRSLPSSTSRASTCRCHHKLLEAEELGPHPGDAKLQASAPNLTPI